In Amblyomma americanum isolate KBUSLIRL-KWMA chromosome 8, ASM5285725v1, whole genome shotgun sequence, the DNA window CCTCCCCGAGTCGTCGGTACATTCAGGTGTCCAGAAGGTTCCCCGGGACTCTTCGTGGACGAAAGCAGCGGCTGCAGGCTCTGGCACGAGTGCGTCGGCTCCGAGGGGGTCTCGTATGCCTGCCCCAGGGGTCACTCTTTCGACCCGGAGAAGATGTTCTGCCGCGCCAACGTCGGTTGCCCCGAGGCTGCCCTGCGGCCGCGAGCTTCCATATCTGTGACCGGAAGCATCCTGCGACTCAATGATACGGACTTTGAGGTCGACTGCGGGGACCTTGCCGAGGTCCTGCCGTCGGTAGACCGACGTGACTTCCACGTCTGCGCGCCGGCGGGAGCCTTTAGCTTTCAATGTCCAGGGGGCACTGTCTTCGACCCGGATAGGAACGCCTGTGACGTCGACCGTGGAGTGGACGTCACAGACTTGGTTAAGCCTGGCGAGGATGACTTCAGTTGTGACGGCAGGCACGACGGTCTTTATCCGGATGAGACGCTCGCGCAAGACTGCGCCAGGTACTACTCGTGCGAGGGCGGCAGGAAGAGGACTATGTTGTGCGCGCCGGGAACGAGGTTCAACACAGTCCTATTGCTCTGTTCCAGCTCCGTACTTTGTCACGTGGACAGGCATTTCACGGTAACGGCTCCGGCACTGACTTACTCTACACCCGTCAGCACAACACCGACCACCACGCCACAACCACCCCCACCGCCATCgactacgacgacgacgacagcgcCAACAACGGCGGCGTCAACGCGGGCGACGATTCCTTGGGATATAGAGGTCACTACGCCAGCCCCCGCACCGGTTACGCCGCGGGCATCCGCGAGAGGAGGGAGTGCACGAACAGCTACGAGAGGAACTACGTGGGCGGCTACGTGGCAAGGCACGTGGGCGGCGACGAGGGCCGTAACGCGCGCCACCACACCGCCACCGGCACCGCGAACAACTCGAGTGACCACCCCAAGGCCAACTACTACAACTACAACGCGAGCCACCACAACtacaacgacgacgacaacaaccaCCACGCCAGCACCTGCGCCACATAGTCGGCCGGAAATTGAGCCGGAGTATGACGACTATTATTCGGAGTTTGTGCCGGAAAGCGCTGCAGGATTCGTGCCTGAAGAGAAGCGGCTAAACACGCCAGTTGCAACGCACAAACCTGCGGCAGAAATAACGCCTCAAAGTGCTCCGGAAAACAGACCAGAAGAACTCCAAGCTCCTACACACGATAGAACACCGACAAATGTAGCGACGAGCGCGCCGGAATCAGTGCCTGAATTAAGACCAGAAAATGCCGTAGAAACGACGCCCGAAACAGTGCCGGTAACAACGCCGGAACAAAAGCCGGAAACGAGAACACCGacaactactactaccactaaGCGTATTACTCCCGCGCCTACTCCCCAAAGTACAGTAGAGTACGATCCGGATTACTACGCAGAATATTACTCAGAGTTCGCGCCTGAAACTACCGCAGAGGTTACCCCATCAACTACGCGCGCAACAACTAAAGTAACCACTACAACGACTACGCCGGAAACTACGCTAGAGACTACTTCCGTAACTACGCCGGTGCCTGTGCCAGTGACCGCTAGAACAACTGTAAGGGTAACGGCGCGACCTGCTTCGCGCAGGACAACGCCGTCAGACGCTTGGGATGGTGCTTGGGCTGCGACGCGATCGCCTGCGTGGGCTGCGACACGGGCACCATTTTGGGCAGCGACACGGGCACAAGCGACGCAGGCACCAGTCACACAGCCTACAGTGACACGAGTGCCAGGCACCCGACCTCCGGCCCGAGCTCCGACGCGGGCTCCGACGCAGACACCGACGCAGGCAAGGACTCAAGAATGGACGCAGGAATGGACACAGACATGGACGCAGGCACCGACGCAGAGACCAACGCAGCGATCAACACAGCGACCGACGCAGCCACCTACTCAGGCACCTACAGAGGCGCCGACACCACCACCGACGCAACCACCGACGCAACCGCCGACGCAACCACCAACCGAGCCTCCACCGCAGCCGGAGACGGAGCTGCCAACTTGGGAACTTACACGAGCAGTGACACATCCTTCGCTGGAAGAACCAACCCGTGTTGCTACGCCATCACTCGCACAAATGGCTACTCCAGAAACACACAGCTTTGCAGACGTTTCCGGACCTGAACCTCTGCCGGTGAGCGACCGGTCACCTCCTCATTATCTTCCTGCTAAAACTGACGACGTAACGTTGCTGCCCTTCCCACAGCAACATCTTGGCGGTGTGAGGCGGCGCCGCATCAAGTGCGTGCCCGGAAAGACCGGCGTTTTCCCAGACTTCAAGTCTGGCTGCCGTAGGTACCACGTCTGCTCTAAGAACAAGAGTAAGACGTACGAGTGTCCCGGTCAGCTCCTCTTCAACCCGGTCAGGCAAACGTGCGACGTTCCCGAGAGGGTCACCTGCGCGCCACCTCGTCGTCGAGGCTGCCTTCACTGCAAGAAGCCTTCGGACTCGTCAAGACGGCACCACGCCCACGGCGTACCTCCTGGCTTCCACTTCGATTGCGACCAGCTTCCGGATGGCTTCTACCCGGACGTGGCCCGTCGCTGCCACGTCTTCTACCGCTGTCACGGCGGACAGACATTTTCGCACTATTGTAAGCACGGCCTGCTCTTCAACGCCAAGACCGGAAACTGCGACTTCGAAGGAAGCGTCGACTGTTCGCTGCCTGGCGAGGAACGGTCCCCGAACGAGTCGGCCTGAACGTTCAGCAACCGCACACACGGCTAGTCAGTGATGGGCGCCGCTAACGCCAGTGACGAGCGTAGCGACACGCGCACCGCCGCGTCGAAACGCGGGCGCTTGGCCTTACCCGGCTGCATTCGAGCAGGCTCGCTTCGGTAATTGTTTCTGCTCCAGGACGGCCGCTGGCCTCAGTCATCACTGGCACATTTGGGGTTCGTACTTCTGCTTCCTGCCACCGCCGCCCGGTCCCGAGCGGTGTTGCCACCGAGAAGTTCCGCTGCGGAGAAGCCTTCATATTTTTGCGCCTCAATAACGAAAAGCTTCAAGAGCGATCAAGTTTTCACCGTTTGTTCCAGACCAGCACTGTCATTGTTGTAAAATAAACAGCACTACACACTAAAACATTCTGCAATGTTAAATGGTCAACGAACGTGACGAATGTCACGTTCGTTGAGAATGTGAGAGACGCTTTTCGtcaaataaatttgttttttccCTTTTCACTTTTTAGGAATTAGGACGATTTCACGTCCCTGATACAGCACACGCGGCTCGAATGATATGCCGCATGATTATGACGCGATGAAGCGGCCCAATGCCTCAGTGATGTAGAGATGTAATTCGTGTGCGAAATGTGGCTTGTGCAGAGTGCTACACGAAAGTCCATCAAGGCCAAAACACAGGCTCTGCCTTTCATTGTTATTGGCTGGCAGCTAAAAAAACGGTAAACATAGAAAAGCGACATAAAGAAAGCACTTTCGCAAGCTTTCCCTTTCAGTCAGGCTGGTGAATATTGCTTGAATTATAATTGCTGACGGCCGCATGGGAGAAGCTCGtttttctaactttttttttaatgagctgGTGAATCCGCGAAGAAGTTCATAGTAGGCGTACCTGATTTGGAGTAAACATCATACTATGTGGCTTCGCTATGGTGACGTATGGACAAGACATAGCTGCTGTGGAGAACGAACAACTAAGATGCACACACCAGCAGAAAGGCAACAAAAAAAGCCTCTATACGGAATAAGCACATCGTCACACTAGCTGATGTTTCGCATCTCTCTCTCATGATGGAAGAAAAGTGGGGTTCATCGACCTTGTCGCGGAAAACTTTATGAAGATATAAATCGAGAGTATGCATTGGCGATCATTCAGGTACCTCACGCCTGCACAAACAGTTGGGCTTCAGCCCGCGCCGCGCCCTTTTGTGTCGTCAGGGTGGCCCGTCAAAAAAAGACCAATGCCATGCACATGCGAAGGCTTAGCGTTTAAGAGAGGAATGTCGAGAACTCCACTGCCGCTTGGGCTGCTGGTACCAGCAGCCCATTACAGAGTTTTGGGACTTGCAGCCAATTTAAATGCAAGAcgcggcaaaaaaaaatctaGCAGAGGTTTGGCGCTGGTTAAACCTAGCGATACGAACGAAAGCTTTGTTCAGCATGGTTACGCACGGTGTGGCGCCAGCGAACCCCCGCTACTCAAGTGGTACAGCAGCGGCGACGCTTCCAGTGACCGATGAGGCTCCGAGTGAGCGCAGCTGTGGTGCCTCTCCACAACGAGTCACGCGGTATAACTCAACTTGCCACACCTCCGCTCCGCCTGCTGAAGGTCAAATGCGCTACAAGTTTGACCTTGGGAGTTCTAGTACAAAGAGTAGAGCTCTCGCCGTAAAAGTGGGCGAGTCTGTAACGTTTCTGTGCTTTAACAAGCAGAGCGTATTCACAGGATGCGATCGGAGAAACGCAAATAGTAGTGTGCTGCTTGTAGACGTGATAGACTATTACACTCGAGCGTAGAAAATAGACAACGCTCGTGCAGCATGCTGTGTCTTGAGAATCGTTACGTAAAGCCGTAGCTGACAGAGATTCATGGACACAGATAGCGCTTTTGGGAAACTTAGCACAAGGTGTTGTGTGAACGCTCTGTCCACATTCGCTTTGCGCTGCGAATCCGAAATGCCCATGAAataattttggtttggtttaatttGGTTTCAGGGGTTTAACGCTCCAGAGCGagtcaagctatgagggacggcgtagtgaagggctccggaaatttcgactaccaggggttctttaacgtgcactcacatcgcaccgtacacggggctctagaatttcgcctccaccaaaattcgaccgccgcagccgcgatcgaaccagcgtctttcggatcagcagccgagtgccataactgcCGAGTCACCGAGGCGGCCTCACGAaataattataatattaataatagccTTTATTGCCATACGTGGAGGTTGGAGAAAAAAGGTGGACAGCTTGactgattcccccccccccccccatataaaATGCATCATTGCGTCCACAGAAGCAGAGCTCAGCGGACGACAGAACACAGCGTTTCAAAAGTAAGCAGTCATAGCGAGCATGAGAAATAAATTAACACGTAATAAAACAACTTATCATGAAAGAAAATAACGTAGTGTCAATAGTGAGACCAATTTGTACATACTGATATAATTGTAGTGCTACTGAAGATACGGTCGCATTCACATGGCTGTAGATATACACAAAACTAATGCACATTTACGCATGGAACGGGGTACATTTCAAGCCATAACAAAATTACATAAAAAAGAGCCCGGGAAAAAATGTAAAGGCATCCAAAAAAAATATCAATTCGGATAGAGTAGGATGAAGGTAAATTCTCTTCAAGAAAATACATATAttctggaaaacaaaaaaactttaACTCTTTCTTTGATGCTTTTTTGGGATGTACGGTGTGTCTTTAACAAATAATCAATAATTCTGACAATTTTGTTTATTTCCTTTCCGTAGTTTGTTCTGCACCTCTCATTGTTCCAAATTTCCCCACAACGTGTATCATGCGAAGGTGCTCTCTTTAAGACGGAAGCTAAGGATTTTAGTACATACCGCCATTTGCATGTTTATCGTCGAAAGTTTCAAGACTTTTCAGAACCGCCGGTTGTTTTCAAAGAAACTGCACACAGCGCATGCATACTAGGGTAACACTTGTCTCGTTCTAAGTATGACAATTGCATGTAACTGTTTCGGCGACGCATGATGAAGGTTTGAATAACATTCGGCGAGGCCGAGGGACCGAAACCTGCCAACTCCGCAAAACGAGTGGCGGCGCCGTCATGTGTAGTCTGTAGACGCGCAGATGATTACGGGCTTGCATTGTGTGCGGTCGTATCAGGTAAGTATCATTTTCAGGTTGGCGCGCTATACTGTGGCACAAGAAATAGTTACAAAAAAAAGGACAACCAACCAACTAGCTGCAATTGCAGCGTTGCTTAAGTACCGTTATAAAACTTAGTATGAGGCAAACGTTGCCAGCATGCATTCTATTTCCCCAGTTTCACTGCAAACGAGCCGGTGTTTGTGGCGCGagaatttttaaaatttgctACAATAACGATGCACAACACGGTATTATGGTATGTATTCTAGTTAGCGGTACAGGAAGATAAAATTTTGTTCCGAAAGCTTAAGTGACCTGCAGGGTCGTGCTTTATATatactgaaaaagaaaaatatcgaaATTTGGACTGCGAGACTGCTCTCACTAGCAAAGACGGCCGTATTGAAATGCCCCTGATATATGACCGaggcacgcacatcgcgtattaTCGTATTCAGTGCCGGCTATGAGGTAACCGGACATGACTAGTCTCCTTTCGACGGCGCCTTATAGTTAGCAGCTGTACCTGAGTAGTGAGTGACTGACGAAGAAAAATTTGCTccgaaaaaatgaaaacattacCGTCGGTTTTCGTAGGTAAAATCGATCAGACttgtatggggaacctgcgctgccaaagtggcactgcaattgttccattcggtgactcaaaactgcttttgtcagccgcttgggccgctgcaaatgcgagaacacattctgcgcgattagatacccgcgtttggctgacagcattcattgcctagcttctctcggcgtagcccagatagctgacgcacggcacgtgcgccttcgaccgagcgcggaggctcacgccaataagcgcctgaaggtggcgcggaaaagaactaagagtactacccaaaactgcttgctcttcccGCTAGGCAGcctgttatggcgctgcaatcggcaccgcaaaacttcagcgcaagttctccATAGGATGGTCAAACGGGCACTCAGAACCGTTCCTGCGACACCAGGCGGCAGCCACCGGATTCGACATCAATTGACAGATAGCGAAACGAGCATAGACACTGCGGAATCCGCGGCGCGCCGAGGTACAGGCCTGTGTGATTTGCGGGTCGCGAGCGCTGGATCTTTATCATTGAAATACGTAGCACCCCCGGCCAAACCGGGAACTCGTCTAGCTGTAGCCACATTGCTGGCAGAATAGCTCGCAGTGCTCTATGGTCTCGAGCGATGAGATAACGCCATGAACACGCATGCGTGCTTTGTCATCCACTTTCACGGCTCTGTCGCCACCAGTGTTCTTTAAGTGAAACAGAGCCGGAACTTGCGAGCCGCCAATCACGAAGGGCTGAATCTCGATTGGCCGCAAAGGCCACAGCATCCACGCTCGTGGCGTTTCTGACCGTATGATCTCGAACCCGGTCGCTGCCGCGGGGCGTCGCACACGCAGCTCGGAGCACCCGTCAGACCACTcaagacaagtgtgatcgactcagTACTGTGCATGCTCGGACAGACTCACACTACGCCGAACAGCGAAATATGCACGGCTTCGTTctgaagccatttacaatgccattgcttcccttccgctcgttccaacattcaatacagttcacatttacaccgactcccgcgccgcccttaaacagctgaaggctgttcgacgaacgttccagatttcacaatctattcatgtgctctgcgcaaagtatccatgtcctgtgcgcatacactggattcgcggccatgcccaggatccacataacattcaagcggatgctatgactcatcttcatacattagacgatccgccaccttcccctcttcccccagatccgttcctgtcccacgtttccgattccgaagttctgcgccagcgaacacgcgctctaattcctccgtgttcgcaccctctcccccgtagtcttactcggcaggaggaggtatccgtgcgccggattcgggcaggggcggctctgacaccatctgtccgtcatcggtggcgtgccaaagatctgccactacctgacaggtgccctcactgtggcgctgcaccggacatatgtgatgtgcggcacttgttgtggacgtgcccagcgacggctgctatcagaaaacggctcctcagggaggttggcctgcggtggaaccgcgaaagtgacttcgtgaagtggacaatggacaaccgtttcattaacaacctctgcgactacctcagcgcaac includes these proteins:
- the LOC144101721 gene encoding uncharacterized protein LOC144101721, which produces MAMIVGACITGWLLISSAGLVLCLEPGLSGGLCEGRPDSVFGDSDGAGFVACRGGAAHHLRCQPRQQFHAGHCRRPRSELQAQKCSEPDGVYPDYGSGCRSFYFCRGGRKTALSCPASLLFDWRLGRCRPASKVGCPKLRCDADGVFPDRVGGCRRYFRCQDGERDEALCPQGELFDAGRCQNSTGVQCEGDNGCAALPDAFYPAAGCAQFVLCVAGNAREFSCPSDLIFSRKQLACDYANKASCEVPGAACAPGSNGLFPLAGCREFAVCRDGSLLKVGSCPKGTAFDAASLTCRPPRDVSCASADDYADPECVGRADGVYVGSTADTFYACIGQVKVATSVCPDGSTFDPSEQTCQATGRAAADGVAYGEYECEGRIGVFPDFRSSCYSYRVCADGLEIVQDCGEGLSFDPESGRCVEEAALCRPPRVVGTFRCPEGSPGLFVDESSGCRLWHECVGSEGVSYACPRGHSFDPEKMFCRANVGCPEAALRPRASISVTGSILRLNDTDFEVDCGDLAEVLPSVDRRDFHVCAPAGAFSFQCPGGTVFDPDRNACDVDRGVDVTDLVKPGEDDFSCDGRHDGLYPDETLAQDCARYYSCEGGRKRTMLCAPGTRFNTVLLLCSSSVLCHVDRHFTVTAPALTYSTPVSTTPTTTPQPPPPPSTTTTTTAPTTAASTRATIPWDIEVTTPAPAPVTPRASARGGSARTATRGTTWAATWQGTWAATRAVTRATTPPPAPRTTRVTTPRPTTTTTTRATTTTTTTTTTTTPAPAPHSRPEIEPEYDDYYSEFVPESAAGFVPEEKRLNTPVATHKPAAEITPQSAPENRPEELQAPTHDRTPTNVATSAPESVPELRPENAVETTPETVPVTTPEQKPETRTPTTTTTTKRITPAPTPQSTVEYDPDYYAEYYSEFAPETTAEVTPSTTRATTKVTTTTTTPETTLETTSVTTPVPVPVTARTTVRVTARPASRRTTPSDAWDGAWAATRSPAWAATRAPFWAATRAQATQAPVTQPTVTRVPGTRPPARAPTRAPTQTPTQARTQEWTQEWTQTWTQAPTQRPTQRSTQRPTQPPTQAPTEAPTPPPTQPPTQPPTQPPTEPPPQPETELPTWELTRAVTHPSLEEPTRVATPSLAQMATPETHSFADVSGPEPLPVSDRSPPHYLPAKTDDVTLLPFPQQHLGGVRRRRIKCVPGKTGVFPDFKSGCRRYHVCSKNKSKTYECPGQLLFNPVRQTCDVPERVTCAPPRRRGCLHCKKPSDSSRRHHAHGVPPGFHFDCDQLPDGFYPDVARRCHVFYRCHGGQTFSHYCKHGLLFNAKTGNCDFEGSVDCSLPGEERSPNESA